In Rhineura floridana isolate rRhiFlo1 chromosome 6, rRhiFlo1.hap2, whole genome shotgun sequence, one genomic interval encodes:
- the DPH2 gene encoding 2-(3-amino-3-carboxypropyl)histidine synthase subunit 2 translates to MMATAFSSDGAEVMQRTPIPAGASGCPPNMGLQEFYELERAAAFISDNGFTKVALQFPDELLPDSGTIAARMEAATGAKMYILGDTSYGSCCVDEVAAEHVDAEAVVHYGPACLSPCRKLPVLHVFGHKQLDVMRCAEVFQELYPDLQTHVVVLSEVAYSHAIENLASQLHPLYPNVVFSQLDSKELHDSAQPVSGLVQQFGRHFAVDNQHGLDNYTMFYVGCEGPELTNFMLTWNRCSFSSFNPQTGQGQWETLDVNRALRRRLYLVERARDAQVVGIVVGTLGVADYLSVLEHLRRIIEQAGKRAYTLAVGKPNPAKLANFPEVDIFVLVACPQNSLLDSTDFYRPVVTPFEMEIACNPARTWTGSYVTDFRHLLPGACEHTPFPEEVSEANREPSISLITGELRSTCLYTTLDPEQSSGTAVTCRSHMQIVAQSSPAAAFLESRSWRGLEQQLGQSAVTKAVVGRRGIAIAYEDEPCG, encoded by the exons ATGATGGCAACAGCATTCAGCAGTGATGGAGCTGAAGTGATGCAGCGGACCCCGATTCCTGCAGGAGCAAGTGGATGTCCCCCAAACATGGGGTTACAAGAGTTCTATGAACTGGAAAGAGCAGCTGCATTCATATCTGATAATGGCTTCACTAAG GTTGCTCTTCAGTTCCCGGATGAACTCTTGCCAGATTCAGGAACCATTGCTGCCAGGATGGAAGCAGCAACTGGTGCCAAAATGTATATCCTAGGGGACACGTCATATGGCAG CTGTTgcgtggatgaagtggcagcggAGCATGTGGATGCTGAGGCTGTGGTGCACTATGGACCTGCCTGCTTGAGCCCCTGTCGCAAACTGCCAGTGCTCCATGTGTTTGGCCACAAACAGCTAGATGTGATGCGCTGTGCAGAAGTCTTCCAGGAATTGTATCCAGATCTCCAAACTCATGTGGTTGTGCTGAGTGAAGTGGCTTATTCTCATGCCATTG AGAACCTGGCCTCTCAGCTGCACCCCCTTTATCCCAATGTAGTTTTCTCTCAATTAGATAGCAAAGAGCTTCATGACTCAGCCCAGCCAGTTTCTGGGCTGGTGCAACAATTTGGGCGGCACTTTGCAGTGGACAATCAGCATGGACTTGACAACTACACCATGTTCTATGTGGGTTGCGAAGGCCCAGAACTCACAAACTTCATGCTAACCTGGAACCGGTGCTCTTTCAGTTCCTTTAATCCTCAGACAGGACAAGGCCAATGGGAAACACTGGATGTGAACCGGGCCCTGCGGCGGCGTCTCTATCTAGTGGAGCGGGCAAGGGATGCCCAAGTAGTAGGCATTGTGGTGGGCACTCTTGGTGTGGCAGACTACTTGTCTGTTCTGGAGCATCTGCGAAGAATCATCGAGCAGGCAGGCAAACGTGCCTATACCCTGGCTGTGGGGAAACCCAACCCTGCAAAGCTGGCAAACTTTCCAGAGGTGGACATCTTTGTGTTGGTGGCCTGCCCACAGAACTCTTTGCTTGACTCAACTGACTTCTACCGGCCTGTGGTTACACCCTTTGAGATGGAGATAGCATGCAATCCAGCACGGACCTGGACAGGCAGCTATGTCACTGACTTCCGCCACCTCCTACCAG GGGCATGTGAGCACACCCCTTTCCCAGAGGAGGTTTCAGAGGCTAACAGAGAACCCAGTATTTCACTAATCACCGGAGAGCTGCGCTCAACTTGTCTTTATACAACACTGGACCCAGAGCAAAGCTCTGGAACTGCTGTGACTTGCCGCAGCCATATGCAGATCGTGGCTCAGAGTAGCCCAGCAG CTGCGTTTCTGGAGTCACGAAGCTGGCGGGGGCTGGAGCAGCAGCTGGGCCAGTCAGCGGTCACAAAAGCTGTGGTGGGACGGCGGGGGATTGCCATTGCATATGAAGATGAGCCCTGTGGATGA